A genomic window from Prochlorococcus sp. RS04 includes:
- the psbM gene encoding photosystem II reaction center protein PsbM, with amino-acid sequence METTNFGFVASLLFVGVPTIFLIGLFISTQDGEKSSFYSDSSKGRLGPKR; translated from the coding sequence ATGGAAACAACTAACTTTGGATTCGTAGCTAGTCTTTTATTTGTAGGGGTGCCAACAATATTCCTCATTGGTTTATTTATTTCTACTCAAGATGGAGAAAAATCAAGCTTCTACTCTGACTCTAGTAAAGGTAGACTTGGACCAAAACGCTGA
- a CDS encoding 2Fe-2S iron-sulfur cluster-binding protein, whose translation MATIRFIREDLEVQCNPGENLRELVMKENLQLYGLKGILGNCGGAGQCSTCFISVEGGNKNSLSPLTSVEEEKLKNRPENWRLACQTLIKSSAVILTKPQSPPSNLEELKKISENKKLPR comes from the coding sequence ATGGCAACTATCAGATTTATCCGTGAGGACTTAGAGGTTCAATGTAATCCTGGTGAAAATTTAAGAGAACTCGTAATGAAAGAGAATTTACAGCTTTATGGACTAAAAGGTATTTTGGGAAATTGTGGAGGCGCTGGACAATGCAGTACTTGCTTTATTTCAGTTGAAGGTGGAAACAAAAATTCCTTAAGCCCTCTTACATCCGTTGAAGAAGAAAAACTTAAAAATAGACCAGAAAATTGGCGATTAGCATGCCAAACATTGATAAAGTCATCTGCAGTAATTTTAACAAAACCACAATCCCCTCCCTCAAATTTGGAAGAACTAAAAAAAATTAGTGAAAATAAAAAATTACCACGTTAA
- the psbB gene encoding photosystem II chlorophyll-binding protein CP47: MGLPWYRVHTVVINDPGRLLAVHLMHTALLAGWAGSMALYELAIFDPSDAVLNPMWRQGMYVMPFMARLGITSSWNGWDITGATGVDPGFWSFEGVAAAHIVFSGLLMLASIWHWTYWDLDLWEDSRTGEPALDLPRIFGIHLLLAGLTCFGFGAFHCANVGIWVSDPYGLSGHVEPVAPSWGVEGFNPFNPGGIVANHIAAGLMGIIGGIFHITNRPGERLYRALKLGSLEGVLASALAAVLFVSFVVSGTMWYGSATTPIELFGPTRYQWDSGYFKTEINRRVQASIDDGATKSEAYASIPEKLAFYDYVGNSPAKGGLFRVGALVNGDGLPTGWQGHIAFQDKEGNELEVRRIPNFFENFPVILEDKEGNVRADIPFRRAEAKYSFEQTGITATIYGGDLDGQTFTDPAVVKRLARKAQLGEAFKFDRETYKSDGVFRSSPRAWFTYAHLCFGLLFLFGHWWHASRTLYRNSFAGIDAEIGDQVEFGLFKKLGDETTRRIPGRV, encoded by the coding sequence ATGGGATTGCCTTGGTATCGAGTTCACACAGTAGTTATTAATGACCCAGGTCGACTACTTGCTGTGCATCTTATGCATACTGCATTATTAGCCGGCTGGGCCGGTTCAATGGCTCTATATGAATTAGCCATTTTTGATCCTTCTGATGCTGTTCTCAATCCAATGTGGAGACAGGGGATGTACGTTATGCCTTTCATGGCAAGACTAGGTATCACAAGTAGTTGGAATGGATGGGATATTACGGGTGCTACTGGAGTTGATCCTGGATTCTGGAGTTTCGAAGGAGTTGCGGCAGCACACATAGTATTTAGTGGCCTATTGATGTTGGCATCTATTTGGCACTGGACATATTGGGACCTAGATTTATGGGAAGATTCAAGAACTGGTGAGCCTGCTCTTGATTTACCAAGAATTTTTGGAATCCACCTTCTTTTAGCAGGACTTACATGTTTTGGTTTTGGAGCTTTTCATTGCGCAAACGTAGGGATTTGGGTTTCTGATCCCTATGGTTTAAGTGGTCATGTAGAACCTGTAGCACCTTCCTGGGGAGTTGAAGGATTTAATCCTTTTAATCCAGGAGGTATTGTAGCTAATCATATTGCAGCAGGACTTATGGGTATTATTGGAGGTATTTTTCATATTACCAATAGACCTGGAGAAAGACTTTACAGAGCATTAAAACTTGGAAGTCTCGAAGGAGTTCTTGCGAGTGCTTTAGCTGCTGTACTATTTGTTTCTTTCGTTGTTTCCGGAACAATGTGGTACGGTTCAGCAACCACCCCAATAGAGCTTTTTGGTCCTACGAGATATCAATGGGATTCAGGCTATTTCAAAACTGAAATTAACAGAAGAGTACAAGCTTCTATTGATGATGGAGCAACTAAATCAGAGGCATATGCATCGATTCCAGAAAAATTAGCCTTCTACGATTATGTAGGAAATAGTCCAGCTAAAGGGGGACTATTCAGAGTTGGAGCTCTTGTTAATGGTGATGGTTTACCAACTGGTTGGCAAGGTCACATTGCTTTCCAAGATAAGGAAGGAAACGAATTAGAAGTTAGAAGAATTCCTAATTTCTTTGAAAACTTCCCTGTCATTCTTGAAGACAAAGAAGGCAATGTAAGGGCCGATATCCCATTTAGAAGAGCTGAAGCAAAGTACTCATTTGAGCAAACTGGCATTACAGCAACTATTTATGGAGGAGACCTAGATGGACAAACATTTACAGATCCTGCTGTAGTGAAAAGATTAGCAAGAAAAGCTCAACTTGGAGAAGCATTCAAGTTTGACAGAGAGACATATAAATCTGACGGTGTATTCCGAAGTTCTCCAAGAGCATGGTTTACATATGCACATTTATGTTTCGGATTGCTATTCTTATTTGGGCACTGGTGGCACGCTTCAAGAACTCTTTACAGAAATTCCTTTGCTGGTATTGATGCTGAGATTGGCGACCAAGTTGAATTTGGTTTATTCAAAAAGCTTGGAGACGAAACCACAAGAAGAATCCCTGGAAGGGTTTAA
- a CDS encoding photosystem II reaction center protein T, with translation MEAFAYVLILTLAVVTLFFAVAFRDPPKFDRK, from the coding sequence ATGGAAGCTTTCGCTTACGTTCTTATTCTAACTCTCGCAGTTGTAACCTTATTCTTTGCTGTCGCCTTTAGAGACCCACCTAAATTCGATAGAAAATGA
- the nrdR gene encoding transcriptional regulator NrdR, producing MQCPTCQNTDSRVLESRSADSGKSVRRRRECLNCSFRFTTYERVETMPVSVIKKDGGRELFDKQKLFTGISRACEKTNFSSEAIINFVDGIESQIVQDSNKDIKSSQIGELILKNLRKENEVAYIRYASVYRKFNGVKDFISTLESLKGSSKNQLASIS from the coding sequence ATGCAGTGTCCAACCTGTCAAAACACAGATAGCAGAGTTTTGGAATCAAGATCTGCTGATAGTGGTAAAAGTGTTCGAAGAAGAAGAGAGTGCTTAAATTGCAGCTTTAGATTTACAACTTATGAAAGAGTCGAAACGATGCCAGTTTCAGTTATTAAGAAAGACGGTGGCAGAGAATTATTTGATAAACAAAAATTATTTACTGGCATATCAAGGGCATGCGAAAAGACTAACTTCAGTAGTGAAGCAATTATTAATTTCGTAGATGGAATTGAATCACAAATCGTTCAAGACTCTAATAAAGATATTAAATCTTCACAAATCGGAGAATTAATACTTAAAAATCTTAGAAAAGAAAACGAAGTCGCCTATATAAGATACGCCTCAGTTTACAGAAAATTTAATGGGGTAAAAGATTTTATTTCAACTCTTGAATCTCTAAAGGGAAGTTCAAAAAACCAATTAGCATCAATTTCATAA
- a CDS encoding 30S ribosomal protein S1: MNENSSQTIKELSEDQEIKNSSELDNDSTSQNEEDLSFEKSDIPSADSSSSRTNTDFDNAGFTQEEFASLLGKYDYNFKPGDLVKGTVFALEPKGAMIDIGAKTAAFMPVQEVSINRVEGLNDVLQPSESREFFIMSEENEDGQLALSIRRIEYQRAWERVRQLQKEDATIYSEVFATNRGGALVRVEGLRGFIPGSHISARKIKDDLEGEYLPLKFLEVDEERNRLVLSHRRALVEKKMNRLEVGEVVVGSVKGIKPYGAFIDIGGVSGLLHISEISHEHIETPHNVLNVSDQMKVMIIDLDSERGRISLSTKALEPEPGDMLTDPQKVFSKAEEMAAKYKQMLFEQTDENEEIPTASAETV, from the coding sequence ATGAACGAAAATTCTTCCCAAACCATTAAAGAACTTTCTGAGGATCAAGAAATTAAAAATTCGTCTGAGTTAGATAATGATTCAACCTCTCAAAATGAGGAAGATTTATCATTCGAGAAGAGCGATATACCTTCAGCAGACTCTTCCTCTAGCAGAACAAATACTGATTTTGACAACGCAGGATTCACACAAGAAGAATTTGCATCACTTTTGGGTAAGTATGACTATAACTTTAAGCCTGGCGATTTAGTCAAAGGTACCGTTTTTGCTCTAGAGCCAAAAGGGGCCATGATAGATATAGGGGCTAAAACAGCTGCTTTTATGCCTGTTCAGGAGGTTTCAATAAATAGAGTTGAAGGACTTAATGATGTTTTACAACCTTCAGAAAGTAGAGAATTTTTCATAATGAGTGAAGAAAATGAAGATGGCCAATTAGCCCTCTCCATTCGAAGAATTGAGTATCAAAGAGCTTGGGAAAGGGTTAGACAACTTCAAAAAGAAGATGCGACTATATATTCTGAAGTTTTTGCAACAAACAGAGGAGGGGCTCTCGTCAGGGTAGAAGGCTTGAGAGGTTTTATCCCAGGCTCTCATATAAGTGCTCGAAAAATCAAAGATGACTTAGAAGGTGAATATTTACCTTTAAAATTTCTTGAAGTTGATGAAGAGAGAAATAGATTAGTACTAAGTCATAGAAGAGCTTTGGTTGAGAAGAAAATGAACCGACTTGAGGTAGGAGAAGTTGTTGTTGGTTCTGTAAAAGGTATTAAACCTTATGGAGCGTTTATTGATATTGGTGGAGTTAGTGGTTTATTGCACATTTCTGAGATTAGTCATGAACATATTGAGACTCCACATAATGTTTTAAATGTGAGTGACCAAATGAAAGTGATGATAATTGACCTTGATTCAGAAAGAGGACGAATTTCATTATCTACTAAAGCACTTGAACCTGAACCAGGAGATATGCTAACTGACCCTCAAAAAGTTTTTAGTAAAGCTGAAGAAATGGCTGCTAAATATAAACAAATGTTATTTGAACAAACTGATGAGAACGAAGAGATTCCAACAGCTTCAGCTGAAACAGTATAA
- the metK gene encoding methionine adenosyltransferase — protein MSDFIFTSESVTEGHPDKICDQISDAVLDALLTEDPESRVACETVVNTGLCLLTGEITSKAKVDYIKLVRNVIKEIGYEGYRAGGFDANSCAVLVALDEQSPDISQGVNEADDVNDDLEDNTGAGDQGIMFGYACDETPELMPLPISLAHRLAIQLSKVRHENVLNYLLPDGKTQVSIDYKNGVPISINTILISTQHNPEIDGITNEAEIRQRIKEDLWTHVVIPATEDLEIKPNIHTTRFLVNPTGKFVVGGPQGDAGLTGRKIIVDTYGGYARHGGGAFSGKDPTKVDRSAAYAARYVAKSIVKAKLAKKAEVQLSYAIGVAKPISILVETFETGVISQANLTELINKYFDLRPAAIIKEFDLRNLPQKMGGTFFRKTASYGHFGRRDLNLPWEKVEEKSAQLAEASKVFL, from the coding sequence ATGAGTGATTTCATTTTCACTTCAGAATCCGTAACTGAAGGTCATCCTGACAAAATATGTGATCAAATTAGTGACGCTGTTTTAGACGCTTTATTGACAGAAGATCCAGAAAGCAGAGTTGCATGCGAAACTGTAGTTAACACTGGTCTTTGTCTACTTACTGGAGAAATAACTTCAAAAGCAAAAGTCGATTATATAAAACTTGTTAGAAATGTAATTAAAGAAATTGGATATGAGGGCTATAGAGCAGGTGGTTTTGACGCAAATAGTTGTGCAGTTTTAGTAGCACTTGACGAACAATCACCAGATATTTCTCAAGGAGTAAACGAAGCAGATGATGTTAACGATGATTTGGAAGATAATACCGGTGCTGGCGACCAAGGCATAATGTTTGGCTATGCATGCGATGAGACGCCTGAATTAATGCCCTTACCGATTAGCTTGGCTCATAGATTAGCTATTCAACTTTCCAAGGTAAGGCATGAAAACGTGCTTAATTATCTACTCCCAGATGGTAAAACTCAAGTAAGTATCGATTATAAAAATGGAGTACCAATATCGATTAATACCATTTTAATTTCAACTCAACATAATCCTGAGATAGATGGTATCACAAATGAAGCAGAAATTCGTCAAAGAATAAAAGAAGATTTATGGACGCATGTTGTAATTCCTGCTACTGAAGATTTAGAAATCAAACCAAACATTCATACAACAAGATTTCTAGTAAATCCCACGGGCAAATTTGTCGTAGGGGGGCCTCAAGGTGATGCCGGACTTACTGGAAGAAAAATTATAGTAGATACTTATGGGGGTTACGCAAGACACGGAGGAGGGGCATTTTCTGGTAAAGATCCCACAAAAGTGGATAGATCAGCTGCTTACGCAGCACGTTATGTAGCTAAAAGTATAGTTAAGGCAAAATTAGCAAAAAAGGCAGAAGTACAATTAAGTTATGCAATTGGAGTTGCAAAACCGATTTCCATTCTTGTTGAAACTTTTGAAACTGGCGTTATTTCACAAGCTAATTTGACTGAGCTCATTAATAAGTACTTTGATTTAAGACCAGCAGCAATTATAAAAGAATTTGATCTAAGAAATCTACCCCAAAAAATGGGTGGTACATTTTTCAGAAAGACTGCATCCTATGGACATTTTGGCAGAAGAGATCTAAATCTCCCTTGGGAAAAGGTAGAAGAAAAATCAGCCCAATTAGCGGAGGCTTCCAAAGTATTTTTATAA
- a CDS encoding FGGY-family carbohydrate kinase has product MPDNFYGGLDFGTSGARISIINFHEKLVYSNSIPYLHSFKNPNSWINACERLLGCLPIEVKSNLQKLAISGTSGTLTASNLRGEPIGEAISYDQACNEHKILLESLTSGENHLRTPYSSLAKALKLIDKYGTNILLRHQSDWITGWFLKDWTYGEEGNNLKLGWDLKKESWPKSYLNTSWRKCLPHIIKSGKIIGQVNFNLAERFNLNKKLILISGTTDSNASVIAAGLGKEDGLTVLGTTIVVKKIIDNPIKKQGITNHRVNGNWICGGASNAGCGILSQFFSDLEIKELSRQINPSKNTSLNLLPLNSKGERFPVNDSNLKPILGPRPVSDSLYLHALFEGLAKIELKGWEKLGELTGSLPKKIITIGGGSKNPQWRKIRENIINIPIVSCKKTTSFGTALLAMNSK; this is encoded by the coding sequence ATGCCTGATAATTTTTATGGGGGATTAGATTTTGGAACTAGTGGCGCAAGAATATCTATAATAAATTTTCATGAGAAATTAGTATATTCAAATTCAATTCCTTATTTACATAGCTTTAAAAATCCAAATTCTTGGATCAATGCTTGTGAAAGACTCTTAGGGTGTTTACCTATTGAGGTAAAAAGTAACCTTCAAAAATTGGCTATATCTGGCACATCAGGAACTTTAACAGCATCAAATTTACGAGGAGAGCCAATAGGAGAAGCAATATCTTATGACCAGGCATGTAATGAACATAAGATCCTTCTTGAATCATTAACTTCTGGAGAAAATCATCTGCGAACTCCATACAGTAGTCTTGCTAAAGCATTAAAACTAATTGATAAATATGGGACAAATATACTTTTACGACATCAATCTGATTGGATCACTGGTTGGTTTTTAAAAGATTGGACTTATGGAGAAGAAGGTAACAATCTAAAACTTGGTTGGGATCTAAAAAAAGAATCATGGCCAAAAAGCTATCTCAATACTTCATGGAGAAAATGCCTGCCTCACATAATAAAAAGTGGGAAAATTATTGGACAAGTGAATTTTAATTTAGCAGAGAGATTTAACTTGAATAAAAAATTAATATTAATCTCAGGCACTACTGACTCTAATGCAAGTGTAATAGCTGCAGGTTTAGGAAAAGAAGATGGTCTCACAGTTTTAGGAACAACTATTGTAGTTAAGAAAATTATTGATAATCCTATAAAAAAACAAGGAATTACTAACCATAGAGTAAACGGCAATTGGATATGTGGAGGAGCATCAAATGCAGGTTGCGGTATATTGTCTCAGTTTTTCTCTGATTTAGAAATAAAAGAGCTCAGTCGACAAATAAATCCATCAAAAAACACTTCTTTAAATCTTTTACCTCTCAATAGTAAAGGAGAAAGATTTCCTGTTAATGATTCTAATTTAAAGCCGATACTTGGTCCAAGGCCAGTAAGCGACTCACTTTATTTACATGCATTATTCGAGGGTCTAGCTAAGATCGAATTGAAAGGATGGGAAAAGCTAGGCGAACTAACAGGTTCACTTCCAAAAAAAATTATTACTATTGGTGGAGGCTCAAAAAACCCTCAGTGGAGAAAAATAAGAGAAAATATTATCAATATACCAATAGTTTCATGTAAAAAAACTACTTCATTTGGTACAGCCTTGTTAGCGATGAACTCAAAATAA
- a CDS encoding tetratricopeptide repeat protein, with protein sequence MENFDELSEEVLIRKAKEEIGLENYANALIIFSKILELNPKNVSVLIWKAKLHNNIGDYQGAIDSYSELIKLVPHNESIWNLRGDAKEKIADYKGAINDWSEGIKLDPDNFQRAINVFSKEIKLNPDNPVLFLLRGNVKYYSEDFNGAINDYYQAVKLNQKAIDNINFENLYSLIYDWSEVGAVDPKIIDVTDRSTRKKFAELFALSGDKKNEIGDFNGYYQDYEVATRFSDYKIFRSSKKYLTKEHEKKVRENISRFSLSILKNPQNKEALISRAEAKLSLYDYEGAKNDYSQVIKLDPKNKIAFLNRAELKWSLCDFQSALNDYSQVIKIDPEDKISWILRGDRRSVYDDFQGAISDYSQAIKLDPEDSVSFLNRCETKIEIDDFESAIDDYYQSVKLDPKSEKANHLDIIKNLFYKLNDQNIDQRLKVKIERIFFNLGLIKYKIGKYEDAIYHYSKSIEMNTSNFNSLINRGLAKEKLEYWERANNDYLKAKKINPKNQMVIKKLSKLKNKFDNHSASKTNNKKLKKLGFNNKRSLGSRNFKRLNVDEYKQIMDSYDLNLSLEKKNYYSNKLIRDDLNIVLRILSPFIILLLISAFLIIVF encoded by the coding sequence GTGGAAAATTTTGATGAGTTATCTGAAGAAGTTTTAATTAGAAAAGCGAAGGAGGAAATAGGTTTAGAAAATTATGCTAATGCATTAATAATATTTTCAAAGATCTTAGAGTTAAATCCTAAAAACGTAAGTGTATTAATATGGAAAGCAAAATTACACAATAATATAGGTGATTATCAAGGTGCTATTGATAGTTATTCTGAGTTAATTAAATTAGTTCCACATAATGAAAGCATTTGGAATTTGAGAGGTGATGCCAAAGAGAAAATTGCGGATTATAAAGGAGCAATAAATGACTGGTCAGAAGGAATTAAATTAGATCCTGATAATTTTCAAAGGGCAATAAATGTATTTTCAAAAGAAATTAAATTAAATCCGGATAATCCTGTTTTATTTCTACTTAGGGGTAATGTTAAATATTATTCAGAAGATTTTAATGGAGCAATAAATGACTATTATCAAGCAGTCAAATTAAATCAAAAGGCAATTGATAATATAAATTTTGAAAATTTATATTCTTTAATCTATGACTGGTCAGAAGTCGGAGCAGTGGATCCGAAAATAATAGATGTTACTGATAGATCAACTAGAAAAAAGTTTGCAGAATTATTTGCACTTTCTGGTGATAAAAAAAATGAAATTGGAGATTTCAACGGTTATTATCAAGATTATGAAGTTGCGACGAGGTTCAGCGATTATAAAATTTTTAGAAGTTCTAAAAAATATCTTACAAAAGAACACGAGAAAAAAGTCCGTGAAAATATTTCAAGATTTTCTTTGAGTATTTTAAAAAATCCCCAAAATAAAGAAGCACTTATTAGTAGAGCAGAAGCAAAGTTGAGTTTATATGATTATGAAGGTGCAAAAAATGACTATTCACAAGTAATTAAATTAGATCCCAAAAATAAAATAGCATTTTTGAATAGAGCAGAATTAAAGTGGAGTTTATGTGATTTTCAAAGTGCTTTAAATGACTATTCACAAGTAATTAAAATAGATCCTGAAGATAAAATTAGTTGGATTTTGAGAGGTGATCGCAGATCTGTATATGATGATTTTCAAGGTGCTATTAGTGACTATTCACAAGCAATTAAATTAGATCCTGAAGATAGTGTTTCATTTTTAAATCGATGTGAGACAAAGATCGAAATAGATGATTTTGAAAGCGCAATTGATGATTATTATCAATCAGTAAAATTAGATCCAAAAAGTGAGAAAGCAAACCATTTAGATATAATAAAAAATTTATTTTATAAACTTAATGATCAAAATATAGATCAAAGATTAAAAGTGAAAATTGAAAGAATTTTTTTCAATTTGGGATTAATTAAATACAAAATTGGTAAGTATGAAGACGCAATTTATCATTATTCAAAGTCAATCGAAATGAATACGTCGAATTTTAATTCATTAATAAATAGGGGATTAGCAAAAGAAAAACTTGAATATTGGGAGCGTGCAAATAATGACTACTTAAAGGCAAAAAAAATAAATCCTAAAAATCAAATGGTGATAAAAAAATTATCAAAACTTAAAAATAAATTTGATAATCATTCAGCATCAAAAACTAATAATAAAAAATTAAAAAAATTAGGATTTAATAATAAAAGGAGTTTAGGTTCAAGAAATTTCAAAAGATTAAATGTAGATGAATACAAGCAAATAATGGATAGTTATGATTTGAACTTGAGTCTTGAAAAAAAAAATTATTACTCTAACAAACTTATTAGAGATGACTTAAATATAGTATTGAGGATTTTATCGCCATTTATTATTTTGTTATTAATATCCGCCTTTCTTATCATAGTTTTTTGA
- a CDS encoding TVP38/TMEM64 family protein encodes MNKIQKFFSVVFFIAIFVVLIYLIQNYGIEPLRNKIESMGIWAPFGIFILRGVSIILPALPSSAYSLLAGSLLGFQKGYMTIIFSDIVFCQAAFFIARNYGRVPVRNLVGPKAMQKIESFNQNQLEENFFLMTGLLMTGLFDFLSYAIGIGGTRWKIFTPALLISLLISDSILVAVGAGVSQGAGLFLGIALLGMFALATISGLAKNKMPK; translated from the coding sequence ATGAATAAAATACAGAAATTTTTCTCAGTAGTTTTTTTTATAGCAATATTTGTTGTATTAATTTATTTAATCCAAAATTATGGCATTGAACCTCTAAGGAACAAAATAGAAAGTATGGGGATTTGGGCTCCTTTTGGAATATTCATACTCAGAGGAGTAAGTATTATTTTACCTGCCCTTCCAAGTTCAGCTTATTCTCTGCTAGCTGGTTCATTACTAGGATTTCAAAAAGGTTACATGACAATAATCTTTTCTGATATCGTTTTTTGCCAAGCTGCTTTCTTTATCGCAAGAAATTATGGTCGGGTTCCTGTACGTAATTTAGTAGGCCCGAAAGCAATGCAAAAGATTGAAAGTTTCAATCAAAACCAGCTAGAAGAAAATTTCTTTCTTATGACAGGTTTACTAATGACTGGCCTTTTTGATTTTCTAAGCTACGCAATTGGTATTGGAGGAACTCGCTGGAAAATCTTTACTCCTGCATTATTAATAAGTCTTCTAATCAGTGACTCGATACTAGTAGCAGTAGGAGCTGGAGTTAGCCAGGGGGCAGGATTATTTCTAGGGATTGCTCTTTTGGGAATGTTTGCTTTAGCGACTATTTCAGGATTGGCAAAAAATAAAATGCCTAAATAA
- a CDS encoding phycobiliprotein lyase: MTKNLTIINQFIDKSIGEWKSIRSTHTLAFQEFENSTSKIYIKHINNKNKKVVEIFKNYKFSLNLESIAISINWQAISDWDNNDIREGDETILIFLPKDENSGIVLRNKGYTESFISSSNYFVDEQNNLHIKTIYKSTVSEERISFLSTHVRSRFSTIRNLENNSVIQTSHTSEIRNLASLKD, encoded by the coding sequence TTGACGAAGAATCTAACAATAATTAATCAATTCATTGATAAAAGTATAGGGGAGTGGAAATCTATTAGAAGTACTCACACTTTAGCTTTTCAGGAATTTGAAAACTCAACTAGTAAAATATATATAAAACATATCAACAACAAAAATAAAAAAGTCGTTGAAATTTTTAAAAATTATAAATTTAGTTTAAACCTAGAGAGCATCGCCATTTCTATAAACTGGCAAGCTATTAGTGATTGGGACAATAATGATATCCGTGAAGGAGATGAAACTATTCTGATTTTTTTACCCAAAGATGAAAATTCAGGAATTGTTTTAAGAAATAAAGGTTATACAGAATCCTTTATTTCATCATCCAATTATTTTGTTGATGAACAAAATAATTTACACATTAAAACTATTTATAAATCAACAGTTTCCGAAGAAAGAATTTCCTTTTTATCCACTCATGTAAGATCTAGATTTTCTACTATTAGAAATCTTGAAAATAACTCAGTTATACAGACGTCCCATACTTCAGAGATAAGGAATTTAGCTAGTTTAAAAGATTAA
- a CDS encoding R-phycoerythrin subunit beta, producing the protein MSVSKDNQLLSAEKKLNDLSNIKEFINTANSRLDAINSITNNSHAIAADSVTAMICENQDSLNSKISLNTTNKMSVCLRDGEIILRIVAYLLISNDESVLEKSCLKDLKNTYLALGVPLRNARRVFELMRDATISDLNSTVNNMRGNKGFLPKLISETEFQFERIINLLN; encoded by the coding sequence ATGTCAGTTTCAAAGGATAATCAACTCTTGTCAGCCGAAAAGAAATTAAATGATTTAAGCAATATTAAAGAATTTATTAATACTGCAAACTCAAGATTAGATGCAATAAACTCTATAACAAATAATTCACATGCAATAGCAGCAGACTCTGTAACAGCAATGATTTGCGAAAATCAAGATTCACTTAATTCAAAAATATCTTTAAATACAACTAACAAGATGTCCGTTTGTTTAAGAGATGGAGAAATAATCCTAAGGATTGTTGCTTATCTTTTAATTTCTAATGACGAATCAGTTTTAGAAAAAAGTTGTTTGAAGGATCTTAAAAATACTTATCTTGCTCTTGGGGTACCTTTAAGAAATGCAAGAAGGGTTTTTGAATTAATGAGAGATGCAACTATCTCTGATTTGAATTCAACAGTTAATAATATGCGTGGAAACAAAGGCTTTCTTCCTAAATTAATATCTGAAACAGAGTTTCAATTTGAAAGGATAATTAATCTTTTAAACTAG